The Populus alba chromosome 4, ASM523922v2, whole genome shotgun sequence genome contains a region encoding:
- the LOC118037029 gene encoding CBL-interacting serine/threonine-protein kinase 12, with amino-acid sequence MATNKKLGDKSNNSQSQSPLLGRYEIGKLLGHGTFAKVYHARNIKTNESVAIKVIDKEKVLKGGLIAHIKREISILRLVRHPYIVQLFEVMATKAKIYFVMEYVRGGELFNKVAKGRLKEEVARKYFQQLISAVSFCHARGVFHRDLKPENLLLDENGNLKVSDFGLSAVSDQIRQDGLFHTFCGTPAYVAPEVLARKGYDAAKVDIWSCGIVLFVLMAGYLPFHDQNVMVMYKKIYKGEFRCPRWFSSELVRLLHKLLDTNPVTRITIPEIMENRWFKKGFKNIKFYIEDDKVCSVEEEEDVGSSSDQSLSESESEFETRRRVTSLPRPASLNAFDIISFSPGFDLSGLFEEGGEGARFVSGAPVSKIISKLEEIAKVVSFTVRKKDCRVSLEGSREGVRGPLTIAAEIFELTPKLVVVEVKKKGGDRGEYEEFCNKELKPGLQKLMQEESEAAANVTTTAPVPSGSPQFTIDPFPTDSLQLPVDPFPTDSTQLPINPFPTDSTQLPIDPFPILSSHLPSDSE; translated from the coding sequence ATGGCAACCAACAAAAAATTAGGAGACAAGAGCAATAATAGCCAGAGCCAAAGCCCTCTTCTGGGTCGGTACGAGATCGGCAAACTTCTTGGACATGGTACTTTTGCTAAGGTATACCATGCTAGAAACATTAAAACCAACGAAAGTGTTGCCATCAAAgtcattgacaaagaaaaagtcCTCAAGGGTGGTCTAATTGCCCATATCAAACGTGAAATCTCCATTCTTCGCCTTGTTCGCCACCCCTATATTGTCCAGCTTTTTGAAGTCATGGCTACGAAAGCCAAGATTTACTTTGTCATGGAATATGTTCGTGGTGGTGAGTTGTTCAATAAGGTTGCTAAAGGCAGGTTAAAAGAAGAGGTTGCCAGGAAATATTTCCAGCAATTGATTTCAGCCGTTTCCTTTTGTCATGCCAGAGGTGTTTTTCATCGCGATTTGAAGCCGGAGAACTTGTTGCTTGATGAGAATGGTAACCTGAAAGTCTCCGATTTTGGATTGAGCGCAGTGTCTGATCAGATTAGACAAGATGGTTTGTTCCATACTTTTTGTGGGACACCGGCTTATGTTGCTCCTGAAGTTCTTGCAAGAAAAGGGTATGATGCTGCTAAGGTTGATATCTGGTCTTGTGGGATTGTTCTGTTTGTGTTAATGGCTGGttacttaccatttcatgatCAAAATGTCATGGTTATGTATAAAAAGATTTACAAGGGGGAGTTTAGATGTCCTAGATGGTTCTCTTCTGAGCTAGTCAGGCTTCTTCATAAACTTCTAGATACTAACCCTGTTACAAGAATTACAATCCCTGAGATTATGGAGAACAGGTGGTTCAAAAAGGGGtttaagaatattaaattttatatcgaAGATGATAAAGTTTGCAGTGTTGAAGAGGAGGAAGATGTGGGTTCATCTTCTGATCAATCATTATCTGAATCGGAATCGGAATTCGAAACTAGAAGAAGGGTCACCTCTTTGCCTAGACCTGCAAGTTTGAATGCTTTTGACATTATATCGTTTTCGCCTGGATTTGATTTATCTGGGTTGTTTGAGGAAGGTGGAGAGGGAGCAAGGTTTGTTTCGGGGGCCCCTGTGTCGAAGATTATATCTAAACTGGAGGAGATTGCCAAAGTTGTTAGCTTTACAGTGAGGAAAAAGGATTGTAGAGTGAGTTTGGAAGGGTCTAGAGAAGGTGTGAGAGGTCCATTAACAATTGCAGCTGAGATATTTGAGTTGACACCGAAATTGGTTGTGGTGGAGGTTAAAAAGAAAGGAGGGGATAGAGGAGAGTACGAGGAGTTTTGTAATAAGGAATTGAAACCTGGATTGCAGAAGTTGATGCAGGAGGAATCCGAGGCTGCTGCTAATGTCACTACCACTGCTCCTGTGCCATCGGGATCTCCACAATTCACCATCGATCCTTTTCCTACTGACTCTTTACAATTACCCGTTGATCCTTTTCCTACCGATTCTACACAATTACCTATTAATCCTTTTCCTACCGATTCTACACAATTACCTATTGATCCTTTTCCTATCCTTTCTTCACATTTACCTTCGGATTCTgaatag
- the LOC118037036 gene encoding protein DOG1-like 4: MKGKVCERFSEFFEKWACQLDEHLQLLLRASKQRVINTVCDQRELQTLVSKVTQHYKDYFTIKWSLAHEDVLAFFCPIWGSPLENAYSWFTGWKPSTIFKLIDSTRINRVPGSSLAELTQEQLRKIEELRVKIRLEEEKVEREMERQQVAMAGRKMFELARLTGRVMDSETMDQFDELVEVAMKGLMAGLEKVMKAADCVRLRTLKGVLDVLSPLQCVDFLAATSMLQIQLRQWGKRRDSISRKE, encoded by the coding sequence atgaaaggcAAAGTCTGTGAGAGATTCTCTGAGTTCTTTGAGAAGTGGGCATGTCAACTGGATGAGCATCTACAACTGCTACTGAGGGCATCAAAACAGAGAGTTATTAATACCGTCTGTGATCAGCGAGAGCTACAAACTTTGGTGTCAAAAGTGACACAGCATTACAAAGACTATTTCACTATCAAATGGTCTTTAGCCCATGAAGATGTGCTTGCATTCTTTTGTCCAATTTGGGGTAGCCCTTTAGAGAACGCATATTCATGGTTTACTGGATGGAAACCTTCAACCATATTTAAACTCATTGATTCAACGAGAATAAATCGGGTTCCTGGGTCGAGTCTTGCCGAGCTGACACAGGAACAGCTGAGAAAGATTGAGGAGCTGAGGGTGAAGATAAGGTTAGAGGAAGAGAAGGTGGAGAGGGAAATGGAGAGGCAACAGGTAGCTATGGCAGGCAGGAAGATGTTTGAGTTGGCGAGGTTGACAGGCCGGGTCATGGATAGCGAAACAATGGATCAGTTCGACGAGTTGGTGGAGGTGGCAATGAAGGGACTGATGGCGGGACTAGAGAAGGTTATGAAAGCAGCAGACTGTGTTAGGCTGAGGACTTTGAAGGGAGTTTTGGATGTTTTAAGTCCATTGCAGTGTGTGGACTTCTTAGCTGCAACTAGCATGCTCCAAATTCAGCTAAGGCAATGGGGAAAGAGAAGGGATAGTATTAGCAGAAAGGAGTAG